A window of bacterium genomic DNA:
CTGGTGTTTCAGGCAAAGACCCCGTGTCTAAGCGTACATGTACGTGCGTAGCTTTGAACTGACTTAAGAGCTTCAAACCGACTTACGCCTCAAGCGAAGTGGCAAGCTTCTGGTCAAACCCTACGGCACGGAGAGTGCCTGAAACGAGTTTTCAGTTCTAAAATTTAGTTAACGATTGGGAGAGGCACCTCATGAGAGGTAGCAACTTCAACCAACAGAAAAGGCAATTCACTTCCCTCACGTTAGGGGCAGGCTATGCAGCAGCACGGTCGTGGCAAGACCACGTTGCGGCACAGTCTGCACAAGACCATGCTGTACAAGACCACGCTGTACAAGACCACACAATCCGGTCTGTTCAATTAACAGATTACAATCCGACCTCAGCTAAGCCCTTTGGCTCAAGTGCCTTACGGGAGCGTAGTGGGACTTCGGACAAGACCGAAAAGATGGTCAGAAAGATGGTCAGACAGTGCAAGACGTATCAAACTTCGGAGAATACGAGTCAAGTCCGAAGAAAACGATTACTCGTGCACATCCCTAATCTGAAGGCTATGAGAGAAACTCCTCGCCCCGTACCACTGGCAGGGTCCACAGTCTCAATGGGCTCAACAGTGGAGAGGAAGATGGTTTCTCTACGCGGTTCAAAAGCAAAATCGTGCGATGGCTTTGAACGCGCCTATCCACAACAGGCTACGTGCAGACAGAAGCTATCGATGATCGATGAGCTGTATGCAAGCCCCCTGCTGGATAATAGCTCCTTTGCAAGATGGTTGAAGACTCCTCTTCCGCATGTGTTTGGGAGATTACATGAGTCGAAAAATGCTTATCAATGCAGTTCACTCCGAAGAGTGCAGGATTGCTATAGTAGAGGACAAGCAACTTCTAGAGTTAGAAGTTGAATCAACAGTCGGAAAAAAGTTAAAGGGGAACATTTATCGCGCAAAGATTGAGCGGTTAGAGCCAAGCCTTCAGGCGGCCTTCCTTAATATCGGCACCGAGCGTAATGGCTTCTTACAGATCAACGATATTCACCCTGGATACTTTGAAAAGCGAAGTGGCAGAAGAAAAGGAAGAGGCCCAAATAAGCGTCCAAATATTCAAGACGTGCTCAGTCCAGGGCAAGAACTTATAGTCCAGGTCGTTAAGGAGGAGCGAGAGCTCAAAGGGGCAACTCTTACCACGTATCTCTCACTTCCTGGTCGATATGTAGTGCTCATGCCTGGCAGCGACCGAGGCGGAGTATCTCGAAAAATTAGCGACTCGCGGCAGCGCTCGCGCCTTTCCTCATTGGCCTCTGAGCTCGAAATACCAGATGGCATGGGGCTCATCGTGAGAACCGCTGGCTTGGACCGCTCACAAGCGGATCTCTCGCGGGACCTATCCCTTCAGCTCACTCTTTGGGAGAAAATACTTGAAAAAGCTCAAGATGCTTCATCTCCATCCGTACTGTACAGTGAAGATGATCTGGCCACGAGAGTGATTCGTGACTACTTTACACCAGAAGTACGAGAGATCGTCACCGACACAAAAGACACCTACCAACGCGTAAAAGAGTTCGTGAATCAGGTCATGCCTCGGTATCGTTCACGAATAAAACTCTACGAGGATGAACAACCACTTTTTTCATTCCATGGGATTGATGAACAGGTTTCAGATACTTTCAAAAGCGAAGTGCGATTGCCTTCAGGCGGTGCGATTGTCATCGATACACTGGAGGCGCTAGTTGCGATTGATGTGAACTCTGGGAAAGCGACCGCAGGCGGA
This region includes:
- a CDS encoding Rne/Rng family ribonuclease, which encodes MCLGDYMSRKMLINAVHSEECRIAIVEDKQLLELEVESTVGKKLKGNIYRAKIERLEPSLQAAFLNIGTERNGFLQINDIHPGYFEKRSGRRKGRGPNKRPNIQDVLSPGQELIVQVVKEERELKGATLTTYLSLPGRYVVLMPGSDRGGVSRKISDSRQRSRLSSLASELEIPDGMGLIVRTAGLDRSQADLSRDLSLQLTLWEKILEKAQDASSPSVLYSEDDLATRVIRDYFTPEVREIVTDTKDTYQRVKEFVNQVMPRYRSRIKLYEDEQPLFSFHGIDEQVSDTFKSEVRLPSGGAIVIDTLEALVAIDVNSGKATAGGGIEETAYRTNLEAADAVARQLRLRDLGGLIVIDFIDMLDRKHRSEVERRMADAVKSDKARIEVGKLSKFGLLEMSRQRLRASLSSQSHMKCQHCDGNGKVKNPELVALEVLRKIQSAVIVGQVGMVKARLAPTAALFLLNNKKFELSQLEKEHSVNIFILADGRLRADEYQFEMEK